CACCCGGCTCCACAGGCTGCGGGACATCCGCCGCACGGTGCTGCGCTCGGGCGGCAATGGCATCGTACGACTCGACGAGGTGGCGACGGTGGCGCGCGCCCTTAAGCCCCAATGGACACAGGTGGTGGCCGATGGGCAGCCGGCGGTCAGCGTGCAGATCTACCAGCAGCCGGGCGGCAATACCGTGGCCATCACGCGCACCGTGAAAAAGGTGTTGCGGCGTTTCGAGAGGGGCCTTCCGCGTGGCGTGCATGTGCGCAAGTGGTACGATCAGGGGGTGCTGATCCAGGCCGCCGCCCACAGCGTACGCGACGCGGTATTGATCGGCGCGCTGTTGGCGGCGCTCGTCTTGCTGTTGTTTTTGCGCAATGTGCGCATCACCTTCATCGCGCTCATCACCGTGCCGAGCGTGCTCGCGGCCACCATGCTCTTGCTGTTCGTGCTCCACATGAGCTTCAACATCATGACCCTGGGGGGCATGGCCGCGTCGGTGGGTCTTATCATCGACGACACCATCGTCATGCTAGAGCACATCATGCGCAGGCTCCATGAGCGGGGCGCCAAGACACCGCGCCCGGAGCGCGTCATGACCGCGGTGCGCCAATTTACGCGTCCGCTCGTGGGTTCGTCGGCCTCGACCATCATCATCTTCACGCCGCTTGCCTTCCTGTCCGGCGTCACCGGGGCCTTTTTCCGGGCCCTGTCGCTCACCATGGCGGCGAGTCTTGTCATCTCATTTTTTGTCGCCTGGCTCGCCGTGCCGATCCTCGCCAATCATTTCCTGAAGGCAAGCGATCTTGAGGCGAGCGAGGATGGGCCCTGGACGCGCCGGGCGCACGCCCTCTACGAGCGCCTCATGCGCGCCGTGTTCCGGGATCCGCGGCGGCTTTTGCTGGTCATCGCCGCGCTCGTGGGCCTCGGGGTCACGGGCTTTGCGCTCACTGGTTCGGGGTTCATGCCGTCGATGGATGAGGGCGGGTTTGTGTTGAATTACCGTGCCGCGCCCGGCACCTCGCTCACCGAGACCGCGCGCCTGCTCGACAAGGTCCAGAAGATCCTGCGCGCCGATCACAACATACGAACCTATTCCCTGCGTACCGGCCTGCAGCTCGGCGGCGGGATCACCGGCACCAACGAAGGCGACTTCTTCGTGCTCCTGAAGTCCTATCCGCGGCCCTCGGTATGGCGGATCATGGCGCACGTGCGCCGCGCGATCCACGCACGCGTGCCGGGCCTCAAGATCAGCATGGATCAGCCCATGCAGGATTTGATCGGGGATCTGACGGGCGCCCCGCAACCGGTGGAGATCAAGGTGTTTTCCGGCAACGGGCCGCTTTTGCGGCGGCTTGGCCCGGCGATCGCCGCGCGCCTCCGGCGTATTCGCGGCATCGTGAACGTGCGCGACGGTATCGTCTATGCCGGCGACGCCGTGGAGATCCGCGTCAACCGTGCCAAGGCGGCCCTGGAGGGCGTGAACCCGCAGAGCGTCACGCGCCAGCTTTCGGCCTACCTGAACGGTACGGTGGCCACCGATGTGCAACGCGGCGTGCGCATGATCGGTGTGCGGGTGTGGGTGCCGCGGCCGATGCGCCGGTCCTTGCACGCCATCCGCGACCTGCGGCTGCGCGCCGCCAACGGCCATCTGTTCCCGTTGCGCGCGGTGGCCGTGGTGCGGCGCCTGAACGGCCAGCCGGAGATCGCGCGCGACAACCTAAAGCGCATGATCCCGATCACCGCGCGCATCGCCGGACGCAGCCTTGGCGGGGTGATGCATGACGTGAAAAGGCTCATGGCCCGGCGCAATTTTCTGCCCCCCGGGGTCTATGCCACGCTCGGCGGCGTGTATGTGCAACAGCAAATCGCCTTCGCCGGCCTCATGGCGGTGTTCGCCGCGGCCGTGGCGCTCGTGTTTCTGCTGCTGCTCTTTCTGTACGAGCGTTTTCTCGTGACCTTTGCGCTGATGGCCACCACCTTGCTGGCGCTATCGGCGGTATTCGTCGGTCTGTGGGTGACGGGGACGGAACTCAACATCTCGTCGATGATGGGCATGACCATGGTGGTGGGTATCGTCACCGAGGTCGCGATCTTTTACTACTCCGAGTATCAGGATGTGGGCGAGGGGGACATCGTGGAGCGCCTGATCGCGGCCGGCAAGAACCGGCTGCGGCCGATCGCGATGACCACGCTGGCCGCGATCCTGGCGCTCTTGCCGCTCGCCTCGGGCTGGGGGCAGGGTTCGGCCATGCAGCAGCCGCTCGCCATTGCGATCATATCCGGTCTTCTGGTGCAGCTGCCGCTCGCGCTCGTCGCCTTGCCGCTGTTCCTGTCGTGGGGCATTCGCCACCGCTCGTCTGAATCCTGACAAAAAACCCGGCCAGGCCGGGTTTCAAGGTGTTATGATCCTTCCCGTCGGCGTCAGACCGCGCGAATGTTGGACGCCTGTGGCCCTTTGGGACCGTGCTGGACCTCGAACTCGACCTCCTGACCCTCTTTCAGGGTTTTGTAGCCGTCCATCTGAATAGCCGAGAAGTGGGCAAACACGTCGTCACCCCCCGCGCTCGGTGAGATGAAGCCGTATCCCTTGCTTGCATTGAACCACTTCACAATACCTGTTGCCATGCCGTGATCCCCCTACTGATAGCGTGTCGCCCGCAATGCCGTGCTTGAAAACGGGTCATATTTTAGGTAATGCTAATAAAGGCCTATGGAGCGGGCCCGTCCTTATTCATGCTTATTTCTTTTGTCAAGTCAAGATGGGCGACGAAAGGGGGTGGGCGAGCCCTGGACGCGTGCGCGCGATCGGCAGAAAATCGCGTCATGGCGGTGTAATGGCGGAAGGAGGTCTGAGTGCAAGCAGGACGGGTCGGTCATGGCGGATAGGCGCCCTGGGGATGTGGCGGATCTGGATGTCCAGGAGGCCAAGCCCAAGGTCGCTTTACCGCCCCTTTACAAGGTGATTATCCTGAATGACGACTATACTCCGATGGACTTCGTGGTCCTCGTGCTCGAACGGTTCTTCAACAAGAACCGCGAGGAAGCGACACGCATCATGCTGCACGTGCATCAGCGCGGCGTGGGTGTATGCGGCGTATATACAAGGGAAGTCGCCGAGACTAAAGTAAGACAAGTGACCAATTTCTCTGGCGAGAATCAGCATCCCTTGCAGTGTACGCTGGAGCCCGAGTAGGGGTCGGTACTTACGTGATTTGGAGGTGTTCCTTCCCATGCTATCCCAGGAACTCGAATTTTCCCTGAACATGGCCTTCCAGGAGGCCCGCGAGAAGCGCCATGAGTTCATCACCGTCGAGCACCTCCTGGCCGCGCTCCTCGACAACCCGAGCGCGGCGCGCGTCCTGCGCGCCTGCGGGGGGAATATCGAGGAGTTGCGGCGCAGCCTGACCGCCTTCCTGCGCGAGAACATCCCGACACTCGCCCCCGGTAGTCAGGTCGAGACCCAGCCCACCCTGGGCTTTCAGCGCGTGATTCAACGCGCCGTGCTGCACGTCCAGGGGGTGGGCAAAAAGGAGGTCACGGGCGCGAACGTGCTGGTGGCGATTTTCAGCGAGAAGGAGTCGCATGCGGTCTACTTCCTGCAAAAGCAGAACATCACCCGCTTCGACGTCGTGAACTACATCTCGCATGGCATCTCCAAGGTGCCGGGCGAGGGGCACGAGCTGTCGGCATCCGAGGAGCAGGAGGAGGGGACCGCCACCGCCGAACGCGGGGCGCTCGATGTGTTTGCCGTCAACCTGAATGAACAGGCGCGGCTCGGAAAGATCGACCCCTTGATCGGGCGTGACCAGGAGATGAGCCGCACGGTACAGATCCTCTGCCGGCGCCGCAAGAACAACCCCTTGTATGTGGGCGAGGCCGGGGTCGGCAAGACCGCGATCGCCGAAGGTCTTGCCAAGAAGATCGTGGACGGCGATGTGCCGGAAGTGCTGGCGCACAGCACCATATACGCGCTCGACATGGGAGCGCTCCTCGCCGGCACCAAATACCGAGGAGATTTTGAGAAGCGATTGAAGGCGGTCATAACCCACCTTAAGAAGCAGGACAACGCCATCCTCTTCATCGATGAGATCCACACCATCATCGGGGCGGGCGCGGCCTCGGGAGGGGCGATGGACGCATCCAATCTGTTGAAGCCCGCACTGGCGTCCGGCGAACTCAAATGCATAGGATCGACCACCTATCAAGAGTATCGCGGCATCTTCGAAAAGGATCGCGCGCTCTCGCGCCGGTTCCAGAAGATCGATGTGCCAGAGCCCTCGGTGGAGGAGGCCGTGCAGATCCTGCGCGGGCTGAAGGGGCGCTTCGAGCAGCATCATGGTGTGCGCTATACACAGCAGGCGCTGCGCACGGCCGTCGAACTGTCGAGCCGCTACATAGGCGACCGGCATCTGCCTGACAAGGCCATCGACGTGATCGACGAGGCCGGGGCCAGCGTCCATCTGACAGCACCCAGCCGCCGCAAGAAGACCATCGGCGTGCCCGAGATCGAGGAGATCGTGGCGCGCATTGCGCGCATCCCGCAAAAGCATGTCTCGACGTCGGATCGCGAGGCGCTGCGCAATCTCGAGCGCGACCTGAAGCTCGTGGTGTTCGGCCAGGATGCCGCGGTCGAGGCGCTGGCGGCATCCATCAAGATGGCGCGCTCGGGATTGCGCGAGGGCGACAAGCCGATCGGGTCTTATCTGTTCTCGGGTCCCACCGGAGTGGGGAAGACCGAAGTCACGCGCCAGCTCGCCTATATCCTGGGGCTGCAGCTCGTACGTTTTGACATGTCGGAATACATGGAACGGCACACGGTATCACGCCTCATCGGCGCGCCGCCGGGCTATGTCGGCTTCGATCAGGGCGGGCTGTTGACCGACGCCATCAACAAGCACCCGCATTGTGTGCTGTTGCTAGACGAGATCGAAAAGGCCCATTCGGGGGTGTTCAACCTGCTGCTGCAGGTCATGGACCACGGCACGCTCACCGACAACAACGGCCGCAAGGCGGATTTCCGGCACGTGATCATCGTCATGACCACCAACGCCGGCGCCGAGCAGATGGGCCGTTCGGGCATGGGCTTTTTGCCACCGGAGAAGTCCGGGGAAGAGTTTGTCGCGATCAAGCAGACCTTTACCCCGGAATTTCGTAACCGCCTCGATGCCATCATAAGCTTCGGGACGCTGTCCCCGGAGACCATTGCCCACGTCGTCGACAAATTCGTGGTGGAGCTCGAGGGGCAGCTTGAAGACAAGGGCGTGACCATCGACGTCGAACCTTCGGCGCGCGCCTGGCTTGCGCGTCATGGCTACGACGTTGCCATGGGGGCGCGGCCGATGGCGCGGATCATACAGGAGCGGATCAAAAAACCGCTGGCCAACGAACTTCTATTCGGGCGGCTCGCCAACGGCGGTGCCGTGAGCGTGCGGGAGGAAAACGACGGCCTCATCTTCGATTATGCCGAAAAGCCGGTGGACGTACAGGAGTAGACTCGTCGTCAGGACCAGCGGGCGCTTGCCGCGATCGCGCCTGCAGGGCCTGCTGCCGTCGTGCCCGCTCTACGAGCGGGTGCCGACGCACGATGAGTCCGGCCATCTCTTGAGCGATTTCATGATGCTGATCCCGGGACTGAGGGAGCGCCCTGGTCCTGAATGCCGCGAGGTCATGGGGCGCGTCGACGGCGTGCTAAAAGGCTTTCCCGAGGTGGTGTTCGCGGACATGAACCTGCGGCTCAACCTTTTGTGGGTGAGTGTGCGCGCGCGCCCCGGCGTCATCCTCGACATCGCATGCTGCTTGAAATTTCACGTGCCGGAGGCCCTGCTCGTCGGTCCCAAGACGTCTTGAGGCCGATGGGACCTTAGCGGGCGCGAAAGACGATGCGGCCCTTGGTGAGGTCGTAAGGGGTGAGTTGGACGGTCACCTTGTCGCCGGTGAGGATGCGGATATAGTTCTTGCGCATCTTGCCGGAGATATGGGCGGTGACGACGTGACCGTTGTCGAGCTTGACGCGGAATAAGGTATTTGGGAGGGTGTCGACGATGGTACCCTCCATTTCGATATGTTCTTCCTTAGACACTCTCTCTCGCTCCCGAAGAAGGCGCTTATGATGCCCGAAGCCCGGGATCGCGTAAAGTCATTTTGGACTGAGACCCGCCGGGAGCGATGCGCGTTGCGCATGGTGCGCGACGGCGGGTGGCAAAAAAGACGGCGCGTCAGCGCAGATCAAACGGCGACCAGCGACCGTTACGGTAGGCCTCGAGCGGCCGGAACCCGGCCTTGTAGGCCATCTTCTCGCTGTCTTTGACCCAGTACCCGAGATACAGGAACGGCAGGCCACGGCGCTGCGTCTCGGCGATCTGCCAGACAATGGCGTAGGTACCGAGTCCACGCCGGCCCAGCGACGGATCGTAAAAGGTGTAGACCGCCGACAGACCGTCGGGCAACGTGTCGATCACGGCGACACCGGCAAGCACCCCGTCGATGCGAAACTCATGGAAGGCCGTGCTACTGTGGCGGCTTACGAGGAAGCGTAAATAGGTCGCCGGATCGGGATTGGCCATGGCCCCGCCGGGGTGGCGGGCGTCCTGATAACGCAGAAACAGCGCGAAATGCTCGGCGTCGAAGCCCGCCGGCCGCACGCTCACCACGACATCGTCGTTGCGCGCCGCGGTGCGTCGCTGGGCGCGGCTGGGGACGAAGGCCTCGACCGGAATACGCACCGGCACGCAGGCCTGACAGCCCTGACAGTGGGGACGATAGATGAGGTCCCCGCTGCGGCGAAATCCGCGGCGATTGAAGTCTCCGAGCAGTTCGGGGGTCACCGGATAGCGCGGATCGATGAACAGTGTGCTCGCCGTCTGATCGGGCAGATAGCTGCAGGCATGGGTGGTCGACAAAAACAGGTGCGGCGCCCCCTTGATGGCGGTCACGATGTGCCCCCCAGGGCGGTCGGCCAGCGACCGGCGGCGATTGGCAGCCCCACCGCCCGGCGCAGCTCATGAAGAAAGACCCGACGCGGCATGAGCCGCGCCCCGAGCGACGCCATGTGCTCGGACGGCACCTGGCAGTCTATGAGAGTAAACCCGGCGGTGGCGAGGCGCGCGATGAGGCCCACGAACGCGATCTTCGAGGCGTAGCTTGCAATACTGAACATGGATTCCCCGAAAAACGCACCCCCGAGCGCCACACCATAGAGCCCGCCGACCAATACACCGTCCTGCCAGGCCTCCACGCTGTGGGCGTGGCCGCGATGAAACAGGTTCTCGTAGGCCGTGATCATCTCGGCACTGATCCAGGTCCCGGGCTGTCGAGCCCGGGGAGAGGCGCACGCCCGGATGACCACGGGAAAGGCGGTATCGAAACGGATGGCGTAGTCGTGCCTGCGCATGGCCTTGGCGAGACTGCGGTTGATGCGCAGGTCCGCCGGTGCCAGCGCCATGCGCGGGTCCGGCGACCACCACAATATGGGTGGCTCGTTGTACCATGGAAAGATCCCGGTCGCGTAGGCGCGCAACAGCCGCTCGGCCGACAGATCGCCGCCCACCGCAAGCGGCGCATCCGAGGGCGCCTGATCGACTGCTGGAAAGGCTAGGGAGTCGGGTGAAAGCCAGGCGATCATCGCGGCCGCACCCGTGGGGCATGGGGTATCATGACGGTCTGCGAAAAGGCGTGTGCTCGTTTAATTCGTTCAGGGTCATTTCAAGGCCGGCATTCTCGCGCGCCAGGAAGTCATCGACGGCGCGTTGGAATTGCGGATGGTCAAGCCAGTGCATGGAATAGGTGGGGGTCGGCAGAAACCCGCGGCTCAGCTTATGCGCCCCCTGGGCCCCGGCCTCGAAGCGCTGTAGGCCGTGTGCCAGGCAGTAATCGATCGCCTGATAGTAGCAGGTCTCGAAATGGAGGCCGGGGATGGGGGTGAGGCCCCCCCAATAGCGGCCATACAAGGTGGTCTCGTCACGAAAAAAGAGCGCGCCGGCCACCGGCGCCGTGTCGACGTAGCCGAGCACCAGGACCACGCCCGGGACCGATGCGCCGATGCGCGAGAAGAAATCGCGGGTGAGATAGGCGATCGCCCCATATTTGGCGATGGTGGTGCGGTAGAGGTCGTAAAAGACGTCCCACAGGGCCTCGTGCCGCACCGGTCCTTCGTGGATGACATAGCGGACGCCGGCCTCCGCCACCTGGCGGCGTTCGCGACGGATATTCTTGCGCTTGGGCGCGGACAACGCCGCCAGGTAATCGCCAAAAGACGACCAGCCGTCGTTGTGCCAGTGGAACTGAAAGCCCGTGCGTTGCGAGAAGCCGGCAGCCTCGAGCGTCTCGCGGCAGGCGGCATCCGTGAACAGCCAGTGGACCGATGAGGCCCCGGTGGCGGCGGCATGCGCACGCAAGGCGCGCGCGGCCGCGTGGACGATGTCGGTGTCACATCGTTCGGCACCGCATAGCACGCGCGGACCGGTCACCGGGGTGTAGGGCACGGCGGCCACGAGCTTCGGGTAGTAGTGAAGCCCGGCCATTTCATAGGCGCGCGCCCACGCCCAGTCAAAGACGTATTCACCATAGGAGTGGGTCTTGCGGTAGACCGGGACAAGCGCGGCAAGCGCGGCGCCACGATAGATGACCAGGGGTTCCGGATACCAGCCGCACCCCGCGCCCACCGAACCGCTGTCCTCCAGGGCCTTCAGAAATTCGTGGCGCAAAAACGGCTGGTGTCCCGATAGGGCGTTCCACATGTCTTGCGGCACCTCCGCCACGCTGCGCAGGAATCGGCAGCTGATGGCCTCGGAGTCTATCATGGCCGTAGCGGACGCCTCGGCGGGCGACGCCCGTTGCTCGGCGCGCCCACGGCGCCCGGCGGCTGAAGAAGGGCATTGAGCCGCCCGATGTCACCTGCGGTCAGGTGACTCACCGCGGCCTTCAGCTCCAGGCGGCCGAGCAGATAATCATAGGTGGCGCGCGCGAAGTCACGCCGCGAACGGTAGTAGGCCTGTTCGGCGCGCAGCACGTCGACGTTGTTGCGCACGCCGACACGCATGCCGAGACGCTCGGAGGCGAGCGCCACGCGCGCGGCCTTCTTGGCCGCCGCCAGCGCCGCAATCTCATGGTAACCATTGCGCACGTTGAGAAAGGCCTGGCGGACATCGAATTGGACGCGGCGTTCGATGCGCAGGGCGGCCACATGCGCCTTAAAGGCGGCGGCACTGGCGCGCGCGCTCTCGGCCGACAATTCACCGCCCTGGTAGATGGGCAAAGTGAGATCAAGCCCGATGGTCTTGTCGCGCAGCACCGTGCCGAATCCGAACTCGCCATTACCGGCGCGGCTGTAGCTGTAACCGGCCTCGGCGGTGATGGTCGGGTAGCGTCCGGCGGACACCGCATGCGCGTTCTCGGAGGCCGCATGCGCCTCGGTGCGCGCGGCCTGCAAGACCAGATTGTCCCGCAGCGCCTGGGCCTCATCTGTGGTCAAGACGCCTGCGCGCGGACGCGGAAGGGGGTGATGAAGGTTGAGCGGCCACAGGTGATGGGCCGGCCGGCCGGTCGTGCGTTCGATGCGCGCACGCGCCAGGCGCACGGCGTTGCGCGCCGCAAGCACGGCGGCATGGACTGCCTCGTAGCGGGCACGTGCCTCGTTGGCATCGGTGATGGGCGCGCGCCCGAGACGAAAGCTGCGGAGCGCGCTCTGGTATTCGGCGCGTAGCGCGCGCTCCTCGGCGCGGCGCAGGTGCAGGTCGTCTTGCGCCAGCAGAAATCCAAAGTATTGCGCGGCCACCGTGAGGACGAGGTTGCTTTGGGCGAGCGCGTAGTGCTGGCGCGCGGCGTGCATGGTGGCGCCCGCCGCGCGCCATGCATAGAGCGCGCGGATGTCAAGTAAGGTCTCGGTCACGGAGACGCCGTAGCCGTGGGAATTGAAGGTGAAGTGGCCGCTCGGGAAGACAAACCCCCCGGATGCCCCGCCCAGAATCTTGCTCGTGAGGTCGTTGTAGCTCGTGTTGGCCTGCGCCGTGATGTGCGGCAGGAACGCCGAGCGGGCCTCCGGGCCCATGGTGCGCGCCTCCCGGTACGAGGCCCCGGCCTGCCGATAGCCCATGTCATGAAGGCGCGCCGCCTGGAAGATGTCCTTCAAGTTGGCCGCCAAGGCCGGGGTGCTGGCGCAGGCGAGCAAGGCCGGAACGAGCGCGAGGGATAAACACTTTCTCATCATGTTCCTTAGGAGACCTCCCGTGATTCGTGGCCCGGCCAAAGGGCCCTAGGATAGCACTTCCCGCATAAAGACGCGGCCCCGTGGGGCTGGAATCGTGAGACGAAACCCAGCGTGCGGCCTGTCGCGAGCCTAGTCCCTATCAGGGGGCGAGATGACGCGCGATGCGTACGCGCATGCCG
The DNA window shown above is from Acidiferrobacter sp. SPIII_3 and carries:
- a CDS encoding arginyltransferase; the protein is MKGAPHLFLSTTHACSYLPDQTASTLFIDPRYPVTPELLGDFNRRGFRRSGDLIYRPHCQGCQACVPVRIPVEAFVPSRAQRRTAARNDDVVVSVRPAGFDAEHFALFLRYQDARHPGGAMANPDPATYLRFLVSRHSSTAFHEFRIDGVLAGVAVIDTLPDGLSAVYTFYDPSLGRRGLGTYAIVWQIAETQRRGLPFLYLGYWVKDSEKMAYKAGFRPLEAYRNGRWSPFDLR
- a CDS encoding cold-shock protein; the encoded protein is MATGIVKWFNASKGYGFISPSAGGDDVFAHFSAIQMDGYKTLKEGQEVEFEVQHGPKGPQASNIRAV
- the clpA gene encoding ATP-dependent Clp protease ATP-binding subunit ClpA, giving the protein MLSQELEFSLNMAFQEAREKRHEFITVEHLLAALLDNPSAARVLRACGGNIEELRRSLTAFLRENIPTLAPGSQVETQPTLGFQRVIQRAVLHVQGVGKKEVTGANVLVAIFSEKESHAVYFLQKQNITRFDVVNYISHGISKVPGEGHELSASEEQEEGTATAERGALDVFAVNLNEQARLGKIDPLIGRDQEMSRTVQILCRRRKNNPLYVGEAGVGKTAIAEGLAKKIVDGDVPEVLAHSTIYALDMGALLAGTKYRGDFEKRLKAVITHLKKQDNAILFIDEIHTIIGAGAASGGAMDASNLLKPALASGELKCIGSTTYQEYRGIFEKDRALSRRFQKIDVPEPSVEEAVQILRGLKGRFEQHHGVRYTQQALRTAVELSSRYIGDRHLPDKAIDVIDEAGASVHLTAPSRRKKTIGVPEIEEIVARIARIPQKHVSTSDREALRNLERDLKLVVFGQDAAVEALAASIKMARSGLREGDKPIGSYLFSGPTGVGKTEVTRQLAYILGLQLVRFDMSEYMERHTVSRLIGAPPGYVGFDQGGLLTDAINKHPHCVLLLDEIEKAHSGVFNLLLQVMDHGTLTDNNGRKADFRHVIIVMTTNAGAEQMGRSGMGFLPPEKSGEEFVAIKQTFTPEFRNRLDAIISFGTLSPETIAHVVDKFVVELEGQLEDKGVTIDVEPSARAWLARHGYDVAMGARPMARIIQERIKKPLANELLFGRLANGGAVSVREENDGLIFDYAEKPVDVQE
- a CDS encoding GNAT family N-acetyltransferase; the protein is MIDSEAISCRFLRSVAEVPQDMWNALSGHQPFLRHEFLKALEDSGSVGAGCGWYPEPLVIYRGAALAALVPVYRKTHSYGEYVFDWAWARAYEMAGLHYYPKLVAAVPYTPVTGPRVLCGAERCDTDIVHAAARALRAHAAATGASSVHWLFTDAACRETLEAAGFSQRTGFQFHWHNDGWSSFGDYLAALSAPKRKNIRRERRQVAEAGVRYVIHEGPVRHEALWDVFYDLYRTTIAKYGAIAYLTRDFFSRIGASVPGVVLVLGYVDTAPVAGALFFRDETTLYGRYWGGLTPIPGLHFETCYYQAIDYCLAHGLQRFEAGAQGAHKLSRGFLPTPTYSMHWLDHPQFQRAVDDFLARENAGLEMTLNELNEHTPFRRPS
- the clpS gene encoding ATP-dependent Clp protease adapter ClpS, with protein sequence MADRRPGDVADLDVQEAKPKVALPPLYKVIILNDDYTPMDFVVLVLERFFNKNREEATRIMLHVHQRGVGVCGVYTREVAETKVRQVTNFSGENQHPLQCTLEPE
- the infA gene encoding translation initiation factor IF-1 translates to MSKEEHIEMEGTIVDTLPNTLFRVKLDNGHVVTAHISGKMRKNYIRILTGDKVTVQLTPYDLTKGRIVFRAR
- a CDS encoding efflux RND transporter permease subunit; protein product: MNLSGWIQRHRRSLLFLMALLVLGGVYSGTRLPVALFPHVAFPRVEIYANAGDRPAKRMLIQVTYPVEEAVRGIPGVVGVRSTTSRGSADFFINFHWGENMTTATLEVQAALAEINRRLPTDTTFQVRRMRPTIFRMLAYTFTSRRVSQVTLRDIARYQLRPLLSAIPGVARVGVLGGRTEEYRVTVNPARLAEYGLTIGDVARALAHSNVLRTVGHLQENYRFYLVISNTRLHRLRDIRRTVLRSGGNGIVRLDEVATVARALKPQWTQVVADGQPAVSVQIYQQPGGNTVAITRTVKKVLRRFERGLPRGVHVRKWYDQGVLIQAAAHSVRDAVLIGALLAALVLLLFLRNVRITFIALITVPSVLAATMLLLFVLHMSFNIMTLGGMAASVGLIIDDTIVMLEHIMRRLHERGAKTPRPERVMTAVRQFTRPLVGSSASTIIIFTPLAFLSGVTGAFFRALSLTMAASLVISFFVAWLAVPILANHFLKASDLEASEDGPWTRRAHALYERLMRAVFRDPRRLLLVIAALVGLGVTGFALTGSGFMPSMDEGGFVLNYRAAPGTSLTETARLLDKVQKILRADHNIRTYSLRTGLQLGGGITGTNEGDFFVLLKSYPRPSVWRIMAHVRRAIHARVPGLKISMDQPMQDLIGDLTGAPQPVEIKVFSGNGPLLRRLGPAIAARLRRIRGIVNVRDGIVYAGDAVEIRVNRAKAALEGVNPQSVTRQLSAYLNGTVATDVQRGVRMIGVRVWVPRPMRRSLHAIRDLRLRAANGHLFPLRAVAVVRRLNGQPEIARDNLKRMIPITARIAGRSLGGVMHDVKRLMARRNFLPPGVYATLGGVYVQQQIAFAGLMAVFAAAVALVFLLLLFLYERFLVTFALMATTLLALSAVFVGLWVTGTELNISSMMGMTMVVGIVTEVAIFYYSEYQDVGEGDIVERLIAAGKNRLRPIAMTTLAAILALLPLASGWGQGSAMQQPLAIAIISGLLVQLPLALVALPLFLSWGIRHRSSES
- the aat gene encoding leucyl/phenylalanyl-tRNA--protein transferase → MIAWLSPDSLAFPAVDQAPSDAPLAVGGDLSAERLLRAYATGIFPWYNEPPILWWSPDPRMALAPADLRINRSLAKAMRRHDYAIRFDTAFPVVIRACASPRARQPGTWISAEMITAYENLFHRGHAHSVEAWQDGVLVGGLYGVALGGAFFGESMFSIASYASKIAFVGLIARLATAGFTLIDCQVPSEHMASLGARLMPRRVFLHELRRAVGLPIAAGRWPTALGGTS
- a CDS encoding TolC family protein, with the protein product MMRKCLSLALVPALLACASTPALAANLKDIFQAARLHDMGYRQAGASYREARTMGPEARSAFLPHITAQANTSYNDLTSKILGGASGGFVFPSGHFTFNSHGYGVSVTETLLDIRALYAWRAAGATMHAARQHYALAQSNLVLTVAAQYFGFLLAQDDLHLRRAEERALRAEYQSALRSFRLGRAPITDANEARARYEAVHAAVLAARNAVRLARARIERTTGRPAHHLWPLNLHHPLPRPRAGVLTTDEAQALRDNLVLQAARTEAHAASENAHAVSAGRYPTITAEAGYSYSRAGNGEFGFGTVLRDKTIGLDLTLPIYQGGELSAESARASAAAFKAHVAALRIERRVQFDVRQAFLNVRNGYHEIAALAAAKKAARVALASERLGMRVGVRNNVDVLRAEQAYYRSRRDFARATYDYLLGRLELKAAVSHLTAGDIGRLNALLQPPGAVGAPSNGRRPPRRPLRP